DNA sequence from the Pseudophryne corroboree isolate aPseCor3 chromosome 6, aPseCor3.hap2, whole genome shotgun sequence genome:
GGACatccacggacccccgcagtgaggtcgAGACAGTGCCGGCTAACTGTAGCCATACAGCTATTCATCGAGATTATCTGTCAAACGGGTGATGTCGTCCGCCGTGAGGTTTCCGGAGTCAGCTGCATTCCGTCGAGGACTGACGGCTCTGAATTCAGCTATTATATAATACCAGCGGGTCAGCTTTTACATTGATTACCAGAGGCACCAATTGCAGCACCTTGTTTTACCCCATGTAATTTCACACAGGACCCTGCAGCATCattcaggaaccagcacggtggtaactATTACGGCGTGTATGCCTCAAGTAACTTTAACCTATTGCGGATTTATATCATCTAAaactacactgggacgccagtgtttttagTAGTTGTTATTATATAAAGAGCTTTTCCCTGTTTAAATCAACAgtgagttttacagtttgctgtcaTAATCAGCACAGTTTTAGGTTAGACACATTATTACTTTTTAATGTGCACATTATAAGGCTAGGACATATGTGTCTTTTTAATATGTTTCATATATAAATTGATTCTTTTGTATCTGTTGAATTTAACAATTTGATATAAATATTTGTGATTTAAAAGagttgcattgagtcaattattcaccctgctagactgcacttaattaattaatcaatttatCATTCAATCAACTACTAATAAATTTGGAGCGCAGAGCATATTTctctattgtttttatatatattttataattatgtTCGAATATTTAAAACTTTTTGCAGAGACTGCCTAATCTTGTGGTTTCTAAGGCTGTAGATAATGGGATTCATCATGGGAGTCACCACTACATATAATATAGAATAGAACTTTTTTTTGATATGTGAGCTGTCTTCTGATGACCCCATGTAAACAATCATTAGGGTTCCATAATATATGCATACAGTAGCTAGGTGGGAGCTGCATGTGGAGAAGGCTTTTTTCCTTCCACTGTTGAGAGAAATCTTTAGTATGGCGTAGAAAATGATCATATAGGTTACGATAATTACTGAAAAAGGAATAAAGATAAAAACAACAGAGAAGAAAAAATCAACCAGTAACAACAATGAATTGTCTGATGTGGATATTTCTAAAATTGGGTCAGAATCACAGAAGAAATGGTCAATGTACTTTAGACCACAGAATTGTAATTGCAAAACCAAAATTAATTCACCCGATGCAATAAACACCAATAACCAAGAAGCAGCAATAATTTTTCTGCAAACATCGGGTGACATTATGGAATTGTAACGCATCGGATTGCAAATGGCCAAATATCTATCATAAGACATTATAGCAATAACAATACACTGCACTAATTCAAAAATATCAAAAAAGTAAATCTGCATGAGGCAACCGGTGACAGACACTTCTTTTGTATCGCTTAATATGATATCCAACATCATTGGTATAACGGTTGTGGTTATTAAGATATCAGCGACTGCTAGTTGTGTAAGGAAGATGAACATTGGAATTTTGAGGCGTTCACTAATCGACACCAAAACAACTATGATCAGGTTCCCATTGAGCACCACAATATAGGAAAAGAGGAACAGGATGAAAAATAGAATCTTGTATGAATATAGACCTTTAAATCCAAGAAGTATAAACACTGTGACTGCAGTCTGGTTGTCCTCACACATTTTGAGTGGGTAGAGAAGATGTCACTGAGCACAACTTGTATCCTGCAAGAACATTAACTTGATTAAACTGATTTATTAACTAGCAACCGGTCAGTAAACTATGATCATATATCAAGGATTATGTCTCCACCATAATATTACAACAAATATTTTGATAATGAACCCATTCTTTAGGTCAATTTTGTCAGAGGACAAATACCACACAACTACACACCATGCAAATGTTTTGGGGCTGTGAAAAGAAGACAGCACTAGGAGGAAACGCAAGCAAACATGAGGAGAACTTTCAAACACCACATAGAATTACACTTACTCTATGATCTCTGGAAAAGGAGTGATTTAAAGGCCAATAATACATATTTTCatatattacatttatatattacattgtattattattgttattattaataataataataataataaacaacatgAACTATCCCAACTCCAGATGACACCAATTTTGCCTAGCCTCATACAgtgtatctggaaagtattcacagcacttcacttttttcacattttgatatgttacagctggaataaattatttttttaccctccaaattctccacacaacaccccataatgaaagcattaaaaaaaaatttttttgagatttttgcaaatttattaaaaataaaaactaagaaatgatatgtacataagtattcactgcttctgccatgaagctaaaaattgagctcaggtgcatcctgtttccactgatcatccttgagatgtccctacagcttaattggagtccacctgttttaaaattcagttgattggacatgatttggaaaggcacacacctgtctatataaggtcccacacttgacagtgcatgtatgagcacaaaccaagtcaaaggaattgtctgtagacctccgagacaggattgtctcgaggcacaaatctgggaaagggtacagaaatatatctgctgctttgaaggtcccaatgagcacagtggcctccattatcagtaaatggaagaagttctgaaacagcagaactcttcctagagctggccggctatctaaactgagcaattaggggagaaggaccctagtcagggaggtgaccaagattcCGATGATTACTCTGTCAgagatacagcattcctctgtggagagaggagaatcttccagaaggacaaccatctcagcaatccaccaatcaggttctgtatggtagagtggccagactgaaGCAACTCCTtagaaaaaagcacatggcagcccacctggagtttgccaaaacacacctgaaggactctcagaccatgagaaacacaattatctggtctgatgagacaaagattgaaataTTTAGCGTGAAAGcctggcgtcatgtttggaggaaacgtggcaccgctcatcaccagcccaataccatccctacagtgaagcatggtggtggcagcatcatgctctggGGAAGTTTTTCAGTGGaaggaactgggaaactagtcaggatagaagggaagataaatgcagcaatgtacagagacatcctggatgaaaacctgctccagagtgctcttgacctaagACTGGGGCGATGATTCATttgtcagcaggacaatgaccctaatcacacagccaagatatcaaatgagtggcttcaggacaactctgtcaatgttcttgagtggcccagccagtgcccagacttgaatctgattgaacatctctggagggatctgaaaatggctgtgcaccgacgattCCCAACCAACCCgatggagcttgagaagtgctgcaaataggaaagggcaaaactgcccaaagataggtgtgccaagcttgtggcatcatattcaaaaagacttcaggctgtaactgctgccaaaggtgcatcaaaaaaagtattgagcaaaggctgtgaatacttatgtacatgtgaatttttatttttttattttaaatacatttgcaaaaaattTCAAAAAATTTTTTCATGCTGTTATTATGGGGtgttttgtgtagaattttgaggcaaaaaaaaagaatttattccagtttggaataaggctgtaacataacaaaatgtggaaatagtgaaatgctgtgaatactttccagatgcactgtatattagaTATAAATTATCTGATGATTTAAATAATGTACAGTAATAGTTTTTTATTTCTTCCTATAATTTGATCCTCATATTTAAACTACAGAATTTATCCTTGTCACACAGATAATCAAGTGAATCAAATGTTGCAATTTTCAAGCATAAAGGGTTTATGAAGTTCTGCCATTCTAGAAATCTTGCATATTTGATTTCAGTAACTCAAGGATATCATTGTTAGGGGTGGGGGAATATGGAAGGTATGAGCGCAGGTAGATACAATCACATAATGGTATAAGATCAAGTGATAGTAAAATCCATAATAATAGTTGTTGTGTTAGTAATGTAGGACAAAGCCTAATAAAGAGATGTCTAaggtggaggtgcacccctgatgGTCAAAGTAGTAGAGTGGAAAGAGATATGGGGGGACACAGCGCTGCACTTTTTGGGAGCTGCCTGAGGTTCTGGGAGCTGCTATCCCTATATGCTAGCCAATCCTATATGTGGTTATACAGTAAAATCGAGGGGGAGGGGATTGGAACCAGTGAATATTGAGCAAAGTGAATCTGTGAACTGCATGGAGCATTAGCAGTATTGATACTAGAAATTACTAAAAATTATTGAATTTCTTACATTTACTTTTTGATACCCAACAATATTATTAATTGTTATAATCTATATGTAAACATTTTGCTGAGCTTACTATTTTGCAAACTTAATCAAACATTGCTCAAACGGTATTAGTGAATATTGAGCTAAGTGAATCTGTGTACTATTATCAGTATTGATACTAGAAATTATTATTCTTTTACAGTTACTAATTGATACCTAATAATACAGTTTTTTGACACAATTTACATGAGAGTGTTTTGCTGAACCAATTAGTTTGCAAATCGAAGCAAATATTGCTTAAACGTACTCTTGATATCTATGTTACTTGTTGACATCTGTCTTTTGTCTGTTATAGGCTTAATGAGCAGATTTTAATGattagaataaaagttaagttttaataccagacatttaaaaaaaaagtgccccaaaAAACACGAGAGTCCATATTTCTCTTAATTTTCACAGTAATTCAAGGATGTCTAGGCTTTTTTTTCCAGAGCTCTGTGCAATAATAGTTTGAGTAATGTCAGCAGTTGTATGGTCCATATGCAAAAATGAATGTGTATGCATGAATTGCTGTTATATGGCTACAATTTATTTGTATTACAGTGTATAATATACTCTAGAAATATTCTGTATACTTATGCTTTTAAAGTATAGATTACTTTGCTGTAACTTACATCAACTTTAAAAATCTACTTGCTATGTAATTACATATACATCCATATGATAAATTATAGTATAGGTTTATAAGTGAGACTAAAGGCCCTACACACCGCCCGATTGGCCGCtgaggtgcccgatggccgatacaGCCGACGGATGAACGACCTgatggcatggggggggggggtgttgggggggggtgaagtttcttcactccctccttcACCCGGCTCTATAGCCCTGCAAGCTAATATGAATgacattgtccatattggcatgcatgtataaacgagccaagaccaacaatgaacgagcgtggggcagcACATCATTCATCgtaggtgcctacacactgaaagatatgaatgatatgttgttcattaatgaatgagattgttcatatctttcagtgtaatcggccaatgtgtagggcctataagagcctGATTCAGGGAATGACACAGGTCATACAGATGCTGTGTATAATATGCTGATTCAGCAGGAGGAGTCTTGTTATATAGATTCCCCTGCCAGCTTATGGCAGCCGCAGCTGTGCAGTATTGGATCAGTTACGTCAGCCATCTGTGAAACATGGGCTTTTTACAATGCTGCTGGGGCCAGAAAACTGGGGGCATTTTGCCCCCAATTTCTGAAAACGCTGCCCAGTTTCAACCCCCCCGACATCATATGCCGGGAAATTACCAGAACGGGGTCAGAACAAGTCCTACCATTGCAGATGCCCTACGATGGGAGATGTGCATAAACCATCAGGTTCACATATAATCTCTGAATCAGGATCTAATACAACACACAGCAGATTCAGAATTAGATCATTATATCACTATAAGATGCTGACCTTTTTCTTAATAAGTGTTAAACGTCTCTCTGTGCAGTGTTACCCTCCACCCTTGTACAATAAACTGTAAGAGGTCTGTTTCTCCAATGGCAATAGTTTTTGACAGTATAAAATGTGATAAAAGCAGATGAAATGAAGCCAGTAGAGAATATATCCTACAAAAAAGAAATATAAATGGTATTTAATACATTTACATTGATATTATCATAATAGTTTATAATTCAATGTAATGTGGAGTATTAAATTAACATCACTTACAGCAGATTACCCATTCAATTAGCAACAAATTAGGACGCACAATTTTTTACCATGTCAAAATCTCATGGCCATGACTTTTTGCTATTCATTAAGAAAACTACTGTATGTTAAGTTAATGTTGGTATCAGAGGGAGACATTTTGGCTCTCAGTAAGTTTCCAGAGCACGTACCTGATGACTAATGATGTATGTAAAGGTGTTTCAATAGTAATACATAGCTTATAATGCCACTTAATTATTAATGTTATTTTCTAAAAAGCAGAgagatgggtgtaatgatggggaacaTGAAGGTCTATGCTTTTTAATTATGTGTTTTTGACCTGCCAGATGGGAAATGCAAGAGTTTACTAACTCACTTATAAATCACATTAGATACCGTAAATCTAACAgtaaccccaaaatccttttttttatttgcTGAAATACTCCTGCTGGCTATACTTTCTAATTCTATCTTAAATGTTGTAGAAATCAGCCCTACGATACCTTACAATAGCCTCCTATGTTTTGCTTACTGTCCACTGTTACTAATCAAATCTGCAGTCATTGGACACTCTATCTGCGGATTTACCCAGATCTTCTTATTGGcactcggacgtcacgtgtttaggTTAGCCaaaaagaaaaatccagaaaatcagAATttacgataattctggcgttaagaaccgagtaaatttcTACTTAGAATGACTCTTTCATGCACTTTACATAGATTACACATTACATAACTAATGCACGGTGTTGGCGCGATGTCCACACATTAAAGTTTTGAActcaaaatttttttttatttgcaaaataTGTTTAGATTATAAATGCGGGATGTCACAGATTGGaatttgtggctaattgaatagatAAAAATATGGACAATATATATCTGAATACTTGAATTTGATACTGAAATTAAATTTAAAACAACAGACATCTATATTCTATCAATAAACCATAAGGAAAATGTCCATACTTATTGTGTCAGATTTCTGCAACACACAATGTTAAGAGAAAGAAAAAAGTTTTTGAAAAATGTAGACATATATTAAGTATGTATATTATTCTTGAATTAAAAATATGAAACTGTGTAATCAACAAACATGGAGTTGGTAACAGGAATcacaaattataaaaataaaaataagaatgtaACAGGAAATGACTGTGCAAAGAtggtaaaaaaaattgtattgtaaCAGATATTTTTTCCTATAAACTTCAAAGTTCTGAAATGTCCATAAATATCCTGAGTCCTACAAAATTATGTAGGGGGTGGCTAGTTAATGTAAAAGTTGGCAATAAGATGGGGCATTAAATGAGATGTCCAATTGGTTTTTTGTTTACTAAATTCCCCTATTAATAACAATACAACATGTAAATATCTATAATATCTATAATGTATTCTGTGGAGTCTTATAGTAAAAAAAGATCAAAATATAAAGAGTGGTCATGAGACAAAGTTGCACAGTGGTGAGTAGAGAAGGGGAATGTGAGAGCTTAGACGTCTTTTTTTTTCAAATTGAATTGTCAACTGATATCACCAGATAACACACTTATAATTTAGAAGTAGTTGTTTTATAGGATTATTTATCAAAGGTCAGAATACATAAATAGTAACAGATTACAATTCTCTTAATATAATTTTTAAAATGTATAAATGTGGCTTTGTAAATGTCACAAATTCTTTCACCAAATCACCTCCGAATGTTCACTAAGATAACCATCACTGGTAAAGAGATATACACAATTAGCAGTAACACTGCTAATGACATAATATGGATTGGAGAAAAGTCAGTTAATGCGAAACATGTGACTATTTTAGAACACAATTTCAGAATGGCATTCAGTAAGAAAATATTCCAGAAATATTCTGTCCTAATCCGAATTGGTCTTCACCAAACATCGTACTCTTGTCAATAATAAAAACAGCAGGTGATAAAATGATGGAATATTACAGTATGTTTCATGCATAAGAAGACATCTGAGGGAATGGCAGGTTCCTCCTCTCAGCAGTCGTGGTGTTCTGGTTTGTTAATGTTGTGACTGCTGTACAGTATCTAGCTCCCAGCTTCTGTGGTGATTTTATAGCAGGCAGAGATCCTTGTGGAATTACATGTGAGGATGATTTCATGAATGTCACAGAGGAACAACAATCACGTGTGAATCCCTTAACAATTAATTAATACGTAGAGCAACAATTTGTTAGTAAAATTAAAAAGCTTTCAAATGACAGTAAAATATtcatatattacagtatattgatATCCATTTTTGATATGTAAGTAATCTGAGGTATTGAACACAGCCATCTCTAAGAAAGCAATTAAAATGAACTGGTCAAATACACTTCTTTATTGGGTTTGCTAGCTTGACCAGAGTTTATTGCTTCTTCCAAAGGAAAAAGCAATTTTATCAATACATTAATAAGCTTCACCCCAAATGCATGTTTATTGGCTGGGTTTTACTTGAATCTTCATCTCTACTAGGCTACCTCCTTTCTTATATCAAGCTGATTAGCCCAAATGTTGTTTGTTTTATCTGAATGCAGCCCCACCATTAAATCTGCCGCCAGGAGTGAaagccagtgccataactagacattagtGCCCCCCCAATATTTAAAACAGGGTCATTGCTCTCCTTAAGCCCAAGCTAGAAATATAGGGCATGGCTTCTTCAGGAGTgaaagccagtgccgtaactagacatcagtgcccaacccccacccccacctccaCTATTTAAAACAGGGTCATTGCGCTCCTTAAGCCCAAGCTAAAAATATAAGGGCATGGCTtcttagggaaggggcatggccacaaaatattaccaattcatattacactgcacagtagtctccattattcaaattacgctgtacagtagcaccacttacacactttaaaccaggtagagccacttttacacattatgccaggtagagcacctgtcacatattatgccagatagagctccATTTTACAAACTACTCCAGGAAGAGCCTGTATCacatattacagcaggtagagctgccTTTTACATATTATGTCAGGCAGAGCTCCCTGTTACATattaaggcaggtagagtccccttttacacattatggctggtagagtccccttttacatattacaccaggttgagttaagagagagagaatgagagaggaaTGGAGAGAGTGATAGGGTTGGGAGTTAGAGAGAAAGAAACATGGCacgtagagagacagagagagagtggtgggaaggagacagagagaggggttgGAGCAGGATAGAGAGAGATAGGGGGGAGTGAGAGatacacacactcatatatgaGACATACAATTTGCCTGCAGGTAGGTGACTCCCTGGGACATCACCACCTGCCTTTGCTTTATGTGCTATTTAGAAATGATTAGCAACTGAAGCACGTCACTTGACATGCCAAAAGCAGACTCAACAGTGGCGAGTGCTAATGCCCGGGGTCTTCTGTATGCGCAACTGGCTGTGTTTGATGAAGGGATTTTCAGGCCCTCATATAAGTAAGTTCCCAGCCTGCTCGCATTGTATGCTGCATTCTCCAGGCTCCAGTGCTCTCTCCAGATTCTGGAGACGGAGTGGGGACGTCACCTCTACAGGCTGGCTAAGGTTGCAGTCTCTACAGTGCTGGGTGGAATGCTGCGAGCTGCCCGATCACTGGCCAGCAGTGATCGGGATATGCTGGGGGAGGAGCCATGGGTCCAGGGAGACCAGGGGGTCTCTCTGGCATACAAGGCAAGTGCTGCAGCCAAattattaaataaattaaaaatgacAAGGGTGGCACACATCCTGCAGCGCTACCCTGCTTTTCTTCTATTTAGCAGTTTCCAAGTAGTCTGGTGCCATAGCCATGTGGACACACAGGGTAGCATGTTGCCAGCGTTCCTACGCCCACTGTGgacatgtgctgtgtgccaggcaccgctggcacacatcaagttacggccctgaggaaaatATAAACACATTGCATTTCTTGGTACTGTTTTAGGGGTCCTACAAATGCTTGCTTGCTTCCTAGACTGGGCTACTGTGGGGTTGGATGCCTGCAGTTTACCAGCAGATCAGTGAAGAATGAGAATACAGGATGTGAGGAATACCTACAGCTCAGCTGAGAGCTCCTCTCTCATCTCCAAGCTCcgtaatgtgtgtgtaggggggagcggtgATTCCATCCGATCATCAGTGCACACATTACTTCCCTCTCCTCATCTCCACAGAAGCGGCAGCCGGCTCCAATGCCCACTTCTACAAACCACACGGGGGAAGCTGTGCACAAGTGGGATGCCCAGCGTTAACTGCTGTAAGATTTGCAGCACCGCTACAAAACAAGGGGGATGGCCACACAGAAAAGCCTGACCAGCGCTGCCTCATGTTATGTCTGCAGCATCGGCACAGCAAGAGAGAACACTGAAAACACAAATGGACTCTGCCTCTCCAGCACTGCTGCTGCAGCTCTCTTAACATATAGAGAGATGGTTAATAGGGTGGATGCAGATGGTGGACCCACA
Encoded proteins:
- the LOC134934042 gene encoding olfactory receptor 11A1-like codes for the protein MCEDNQTAVTVFILLGFKGLYSYKILFFILFLFSYIVVLNGNLIIVVLVSISERLKIPMFIFLTQLAVADILITTTVIPMMLDIILSDTKEVSVTGCLMQIYFFDIFELVQCIVIAIMSYDRYLAICNPMRYNSIMSPDVCRKIIAASWLLVFIASGELILVLQLQFCGLKYIDHFFCDSDPILEISTSDNSLLLLVDFFFSVVFIFIPFSVIIVTYMIIFYAILKISLNSGRKKAFSTCSSHLATVCIYYGTLMIVYMGSSEDSSHIKKKFYSILYVVVTPMMNPIIYSLRNHKIRQSLQKVLNIRT